In Nostoc sp. UHCC 0926, a single genomic region encodes these proteins:
- a CDS encoding general stress protein: protein MTFENERRTIAVFAKCSDAQLALQELKASNFPMHNVSVIARNAEEQSDIAGVEVKERTGNISSTDAAKAVTGSALGGLTGLLVGLVLWVVPGIGRVILAGAEATAIATTLPGGLPGILLSLGIPKEQAQGYSDLVCKGYYLVIVTGIDIEIRLAKRIFNRRDIQQWGVYQPYLTPNSRHKQAVGVFYTRQDAQRALTELRSAGFPMSQVSIVAKNTSNLSDILEVNISGSQDNYTSLGIPDELAGYYEHQVSLSHYVVVIKGTDIYIAGARAILESNNIQHFSIYSQSELDVARSDRQITTNF, encoded by the coding sequence ATGACATTTGAAAATGAGCGAAGAACCATAGCAGTTTTCGCTAAATGTTCCGATGCACAATTGGCACTTCAGGAACTAAAAGCTTCTAATTTTCCAATGCATAATGTTTCTGTAATTGCACGGAATGCAGAAGAACAAAGTGATATTGCTGGTGTTGAAGTTAAAGAGCGCACCGGCAATATATCCTCAACAGATGCTGCTAAAGCCGTTACTGGTAGTGCTTTAGGCGGTCTTACTGGCTTATTAGTCGGTTTAGTCCTCTGGGTAGTTCCTGGTATAGGCCGAGTCATCCTAGCCGGAGCAGAAGCAACAGCGATCGCTACCACTTTACCTGGTGGTTTACCTGGTATCTTGCTAAGTTTAGGAATTCCTAAAGAGCAAGCACAGGGTTACAGCGATCTTGTCTGTAAAGGTTACTATTTGGTGATAGTAACCGGTATAGACATAGAAATTCGTCTTGCTAAGAGGATTTTTAATCGCCGTGATATTCAACAGTGGGGTGTTTATCAGCCATACTTGACCCCAAATAGTCGCCATAAACAAGCAGTTGGTGTTTTTTATACGCGCCAAGACGCACAAAGAGCGCTTACTGAACTGAGATCAGCTGGCTTTCCGATGAGTCAAGTATCTATAGTTGCTAAAAATACAAGTAACCTAAGTGATATTTTGGAAGTAAATATCAGCGGTTCTCAAGATAACTACACCAGTTTAGGAATTCCTGATGAGCTAGCCGGATATTATGAGCATCAGGTATCCCTTAGCCATTACGTAGTAGTTATAAAAGGCACTGATATTTACATAGCAGGTGCAAGAGCTATTTTAGAGAGTAACAACATTCAACATTTTAGTATCTATAGCCAATCGGAACTTGATGTAGCTAGAAGCGATCGCCAGATTACTACTAACTTCTAG
- a CDS encoding ribose-phosphate pyrophosphokinase, whose amino-acid sequence MNAHRGAAVLSSATFKMQPSVTGLTDNHRLRLFSGSANVQLSQEVARYLGMDLGPMIRKRFADGELYVQIQESIRGCDVYLIQPSCQPVNDHLMELLIMVDACRRASARQVTAVIPYYGYARADRKTAGRESITAKLVANLVTEAGANRVLAMDLHSAQIQGYFDIPFDHVYGSPVLLDYLTSKQLPDLVVVSPDVGGVARARAFAKKLNDAPLAIIDKRRQAHNVAEVLNVIGDVKGKTAVLVDDMIDTGGTIAEGARLLREEGARQVYACATHAVFSPPAMERLSSGLFEEVIVTNTIPIAENNRFPQLVVLSVANLLGETIWRIHEDTSVSSMFR is encoded by the coding sequence TTCAAAATGCAACCATCTGTAACAGGACTGACCGATAATCATCGTCTGCGGCTGTTTTCTGGGTCTGCCAATGTACAACTGTCTCAAGAAGTCGCTCGTTATCTGGGCATGGACTTGGGGCCAATGATTCGCAAAAGATTTGCGGATGGAGAACTTTACGTTCAAATCCAAGAATCAATTCGGGGTTGTGATGTCTATTTAATCCAGCCATCTTGTCAACCCGTGAACGATCATTTGATGGAATTACTGATTATGGTTGACGCCTGTCGTCGAGCTTCTGCGCGACAGGTGACGGCAGTAATTCCCTACTATGGCTATGCCCGTGCTGATCGCAAAACGGCAGGACGAGAGTCAATAACCGCCAAGCTGGTTGCTAACTTGGTTACCGAAGCAGGTGCCAATCGTGTTCTAGCAATGGATTTACACTCGGCTCAAATTCAAGGCTATTTCGATATCCCCTTTGACCATGTTTACGGTTCGCCAGTATTGCTGGATTATTTAACAAGCAAACAACTGCCCGATCTTGTGGTTGTTTCCCCCGATGTTGGCGGTGTAGCACGAGCCAGAGCATTTGCGAAAAAACTGAATGATGCTCCACTGGCGATTATTGACAAACGTCGTCAGGCACATAATGTTGCAGAAGTGTTAAATGTCATCGGCGATGTTAAAGGCAAAACGGCAGTGTTGGTGGATGACATGATCGACACTGGGGGCACGATCGCTGAAGGAGCGCGATTACTGCGTGAAGAAGGAGCGCGTCAGGTATACGCCTGTGCAACTCATGCAGTGTTCTCTCCACCAGCGATGGAGCGGTTGTCCAGTGGTTTGTTTGAAGAAGTCATTGTCACCAATACGATTCCCATAGCAGAAAACAATCGTTTTCCACAATTAGTGGTGCTGTCAGTAGCTAATCTGTTAGGAGAAACTATCTGGCGGATTCATGAAGATACTTCAGTCAGTAGTATGTTCCGCTAA
- a CDS encoding GlsB/YeaQ/YmgE family stress response membrane protein encodes MITNIIAWLVLGLIAGALAKLFYPGTQGGGILSTIVLGILGAVVGGYLGQTLLGSSSAAAASVGAFSLGSILFAVLGAMLLIFLWGLFTRRAV; translated from the coding sequence ATGATTACTAACATTATTGCTTGGCTGGTTTTGGGTTTAATTGCAGGTGCGTTAGCTAAGTTATTTTATCCTGGAACCCAAGGTGGCGGTATTCTCTCTACCATTGTTTTAGGAATCCTTGGAGCTGTAGTTGGGGGTTATTTGGGTCAAACTTTGCTAGGAAGTAGTTCGGCAGCCGCCGCATCTGTAGGAGCTTTTTCCCTTGGTAGCATTTTATTTGCTGTTCTTGGTGCGATGCTACTGATTTTCCTTTGGGGTTTATTTACTCGTCGAGCTGTGTAA
- a CDS encoding response regulator → MFNRLKIGTKIGVSFALSLATLTTIGLISYQSTNDLIETSVNENHTYQVLSQLEDLNLQLTNAETGQRGYLITGKQSYLEPYNTAINVLDQKVNELQRLTEDNPNQQRRLDILQPLIAKKLVELKETIDLRQNQSFEASQKIVLTDQGKQLMGEIRKVILAMENEENVLLKQRSQRAQAAAKKTLASIVYSIPLFSLILALIGFILTRHISVPLKRVSESAEKLADGDLSVSLPHSDRQDEIGVLTRTFNQMIVNLRNTTRKNDEQNWLKSNLAEFTQMLQGHRNLESVSRLILSNLAPMVGASQGVFYFMDSIDDEPVLKLLSSYAYKERKNLANQFRLGEGLVGQSALEKQRILLTEVPSDYIRISSGLGEAPPLNIIVLPILFETQVSAVIELASFGPFNELHLRFLEQLSEILGVFLNNIASQLQTQQLLEESVTLTEELQSQQDELQQSNQRLEEQAHELEESQFIVKQSNEELQQLNEELEEKAELLEVQNREVARKNQEVERARQSLEEKAEQLALSSKYKSEFLANMSHELRTPLNSLLILARLLADNSLSNLTDKQVEYSRTIYSAGTDLLELINDILDLAKIESGTMVLDIEQIAFVDLETSIEHTFRQVAHNKQLSFSIELDDKLPPTISNDSKRLQQVLKNLLANAFKFTEKGGVKLQISMSSEAAQFDNPMIAFAVRDTGIGIPVEKQKIIFEAFQQADGTTSRKYGGTGLGLSISRELAQLLGGRIELVSQPGQGSTFTLYLPKRQENNDKNPLTTPSPEPTTSIRTASTIKEVPMVENRSTVDTSASAKVLTTFANEIPDDREIIQPGDRILLIIEDDDKFARILLDMSREQGFKTIVALQSKQGLALAQQFKPDAIMLDIHMPEMDGWTVLDRLKHNPDIRHIPVHILSVDERQQRGLQLGAITYLQKPVSPEALTQVLTEIKGFIERQVKNLLIVEDDPVQAQSIIELIGNGDVQSTAVGTGAEALLILRSHHFDCMVLDLGLPDMSGFALIEQIKLEPRLLKLPIIVYTGKELSRREETQLRGLAETIIIKNVRSPERLLDETALFLHRVQANLPPPKRQMLEQLHQTDPVLANRKILIVDDDLRNIFALTSFLESYQMQVLFAENGRDGIEKLQANPDINIVLMDIMMPEMDGYETTRAIHQQQQFRSLPIIALTAKAMPGDREKCIEAGASDYITKPVDTEQLLSLLRVWLYR, encoded by the coding sequence ATGTTTAACCGTTTGAAGATTGGAACCAAGATTGGAGTAAGTTTTGCCCTGAGTTTGGCAACTCTGACCACCATTGGTCTAATCTCCTACCAAAGCACCAATGACCTAATTGAAACTTCGGTCAATGAAAACCATACCTACCAGGTGCTAAGTCAACTTGAAGACCTGAACTTGCAACTGACCAATGCTGAGACTGGGCAACGTGGTTACCTAATTACTGGAAAACAGAGCTATCTGGAACCTTATAATACTGCCATTAATGTATTGGATCAAAAAGTCAACGAACTTCAGAGATTAACGGAAGATAACCCCAACCAACAGCGGCGACTGGATATTTTACAGCCACTAATCGCTAAGAAGCTAGTTGAACTTAAAGAAACCATTGACTTGCGCCAAAATCAAAGCTTTGAAGCTTCCCAGAAGATTGTGCTGACAGACCAGGGTAAGCAACTGATGGGTGAAATCCGCAAAGTCATCTTGGCAATGGAAAATGAGGAGAATGTACTCCTGAAGCAGCGCTCTCAAAGGGCACAAGCAGCTGCTAAAAAAACACTCGCTAGCATTGTCTATAGTATTCCGCTATTTTCTTTGATCTTGGCTTTGATCGGATTCATCCTAACCAGACATATCTCAGTACCGCTGAAGCGAGTTTCGGAATCGGCAGAAAAGTTAGCGGATGGGGATTTATCGGTAAGTTTACCACATAGCGATCGCCAGGATGAAATTGGCGTGTTGACGCGCACCTTCAACCAGATGATTGTTAATCTGCGAAACACAACTCGAAAAAATGACGAGCAAAATTGGCTAAAGTCTAATTTGGCTGAATTTACCCAGATGCTCCAAGGGCATCGCAATCTAGAAAGTGTGTCTCGCCTGATCTTGTCGAATTTAGCACCAATGGTTGGGGCATCGCAGGGCGTTTTTTATTTTATGGACTCAATAGATGACGAGCCTGTATTGAAGTTGTTGAGTAGTTATGCTTATAAAGAGCGTAAAAATCTGGCAAATCAGTTTCGTTTGGGTGAGGGACTGGTAGGACAATCTGCCCTAGAAAAACAAAGAATCCTCCTAACGGAAGTTCCTAGTGACTATATCCGTATTAGTTCCGGCTTGGGAGAAGCTCCACCGCTAAATATTATTGTGTTGCCTATACTGTTTGAGACGCAGGTGAGTGCCGTAATTGAACTTGCCTCTTTTGGGCCTTTTAACGAGTTGCACCTGAGATTTCTAGAGCAATTGAGTGAAATCCTTGGTGTATTTTTGAATAACATCGCCTCACAATTGCAAACTCAGCAACTACTTGAAGAGTCTGTTACTTTAACAGAGGAACTGCAAAGCCAGCAAGATGAACTACAGCAGAGCAATCAACGCCTAGAAGAGCAGGCGCACGAGTTAGAAGAATCACAATTTATTGTCAAGCAGTCTAACGAGGAATTACAACAACTAAATGAGGAGCTAGAAGAAAAGGCAGAATTGTTAGAAGTTCAAAATCGGGAAGTTGCCCGCAAGAACCAGGAAGTTGAGCGGGCGAGGCAGTCTTTGGAAGAAAAAGCTGAACAACTAGCGTTGTCTTCCAAATATAAGTCAGAATTTCTCGCAAATATGTCCCACGAGCTACGGACACCGCTAAATAGCCTGTTAATTTTAGCAAGGCTGTTAGCAGATAACTCTCTTAGCAACTTGACCGACAAACAGGTAGAGTACAGTCGGACTATTTACTCGGCTGGAACTGATTTGCTGGAGTTGATCAATGACATTCTAGATTTGGCAAAAATTGAGTCGGGTACTATGGTGCTCGATATTGAGCAAATTGCTTTTGTAGATTTAGAGACATCTATAGAGCACACTTTTCGGCAAGTTGCCCACAATAAACAACTCAGTTTTAGTATTGAACTGGATGACAAGTTACCCCCGACAATTTCTAACGACTCCAAACGCCTGCAACAAGTGCTGAAAAATCTCCTGGCTAACGCCTTTAAATTTACTGAAAAGGGAGGCGTGAAGTTACAAATTAGTATGTCTTCTGAGGCAGCTCAATTTGATAATCCGATGATTGCTTTTGCAGTTAGGGATACGGGCATAGGCATTCCAGTAGAGAAGCAGAAGATTATTTTCGAGGCCTTTCAGCAGGCAGATGGCACAACCAGCCGCAAATACGGGGGAACTGGCTTAGGCTTGTCCATCAGCCGCGAACTGGCTCAACTTTTGGGGGGGAGAATTGAACTAGTCAGCCAACCAGGACAGGGAAGCACCTTCACTCTTTACTTGCCCAAGCGACAGGAAAATAATGATAAAAATCCTCTTACCACACCATCCCCTGAGCCAACCACCTCTATCCGCACAGCATCGACCATAAAAGAAGTGCCAATGGTCGAAAACAGATCCACTGTGGACACTTCTGCATCCGCGAAAGTACTTACCACCTTTGCCAACGAAATCCCAGATGACCGGGAAATAATTCAACCGGGCGATCGCATTTTGTTAATTATTGAGGATGACGATAAATTTGCCCGCATCTTACTAGATATGTCCCGTGAACAGGGCTTTAAAACCATTGTTGCTTTACAAAGCAAACAAGGGCTAGCACTAGCGCAACAGTTTAAGCCCGATGCGATTATGCTAGATATCCATATGCCAGAAATGGATGGTTGGACGGTGCTGGATCGTCTGAAACATAACCCAGACATCAGACACATCCCAGTACATATACTTTCTGTTGATGAAAGACAGCAACGGGGATTACAGCTAGGAGCGATTACCTATCTACAAAAACCCGTCTCTCCAGAAGCGCTAACTCAGGTATTGACTGAAATTAAAGGCTTTATTGAGCGTCAGGTAAAAAATCTCCTAATTGTAGAAGATGACCCCGTACAAGCCCAAAGCATTATCGAACTGATCGGTAATGGTGATGTCCAGAGTACAGCAGTAGGTACGGGGGCAGAAGCACTTTTGATTTTGCGATCGCATCACTTTGATTGTATGGTATTGGATCTCGGTCTGCCTGATATGAGCGGGTTTGCACTAATTGAGCAGATAAAGCTTGAACCCAGGCTTTTGAAACTGCCGATCATTGTCTACACCGGCAAAGAACTCAGCCGACGAGAAGAAACCCAACTGCGGGGACTAGCAGAGACAATTATCATTAAAAATGTGCGATCGCCAGAGCGGTTGTTAGACGAAACTGCCCTATTTTTGCATCGGGTGCAAGCAAATTTGCCTCCACCAAAGCGTCAAATGCTAGAGCAACTACACCAAACTGATCCGGTGCTAGCTAATCGGAAAATTCTGATTGTGGATGATGACCTGCGAAATATTTTTGCCCTCACCAGCTTTTTAGAAAGCTATCAAATGCAAGTGCTGTTTGCCGAAAATGGCAGAGATGGCATAGAGAAGCTGCAAGCTAATCCTGACATTAATATAGTTTTGATGGATATCATGATGCCGGAAATGGATGGTTACGAAACCACCCGCGCCATCCACCAGCAACAACAGTTTCGCTCACTACCAATAATTGCTTTAACTGCCAAAGCCATGCCAGGCGATCGCGAAAAGTGCATCGAAGCTGGAGCCTCTGACTACATCACCAAACCTGTAGATACTGAGCAACTGCTTTCACTACTCCGGGTTTGGCTGTATCGCTAA
- the rsmI gene encoding 16S rRNA (cytidine(1402)-2'-O)-methyltransferase, producing MQTDPKPGTLYVVATPIGNLEDITFRAVRILQTVDIIAAEDTRHTGKLLQHFQVKTPQVSYHEHNRTSRISELLEHLVNNKAIALVSDAGMPGISDPGYELVKACIEAGIPVVPIPGASAAITALSAAGLPTDRFVFEGFLPAKSQHRQEHLESLQTESRTLIFYESPHRLRETLQDLADVWGSDRQIVLGRELTKLYEEFWRGTIAEAIAHYSEREPQGEYTLVVAGIPPSQPQLTQEQLKAELKQLISQGISRSQASRQLAKATFLPRRQLYQLALSIVLTPES from the coding sequence ATGCAAACCGATCCAAAACCAGGAACACTTTATGTCGTCGCCACACCAATTGGCAATCTGGAAGATATTACCTTTCGGGCGGTGCGAATTTTGCAGACTGTAGATATCATTGCGGCGGAAGACACGCGTCACACAGGGAAACTGCTACAGCATTTTCAAGTTAAAACACCCCAGGTGAGTTACCACGAACATAATCGTACCAGCCGCATCTCAGAATTATTAGAGCATTTAGTTAACAATAAAGCGATCGCCCTTGTGAGCGATGCTGGGATGCCAGGTATTTCCGATCCTGGATATGAACTGGTGAAAGCCTGTATTGAGGCAGGAATTCCAGTAGTTCCTATTCCTGGCGCTAGTGCAGCAATTACCGCTTTGAGTGCAGCTGGATTACCAACGGATCGGTTTGTCTTTGAAGGCTTTCTCCCAGCGAAAAGTCAACACAGACAAGAACATTTAGAATCTCTGCAAACAGAATCTCGCACATTGATTTTCTACGAATCGCCCCACCGCTTACGAGAAACTTTGCAAGACTTAGCAGACGTTTGGGGAAGCGATCGCCAAATCGTGCTAGGGCGGGAGTTAACAAAATTGTATGAGGAATTTTGGCGGGGGACAATTGCTGAAGCGATCGCTCACTACAGCGAACGAGAACCCCAAGGTGAATATACATTAGTAGTGGCAGGAATTCCACCCAGTCAGCCCCAACTGACACAAGAGCAATTGAAAGCCGAATTGAAACAGTTAATTAGTCAGGGAATATCGCGATCGCAAGCTAGCCGTCAGTTAGCAAAAGCTACTTTCCTTCCCCGTCGCCAACTCTATCAACTAGCTCTTTCTATAGTCCTTACTCCTGAGTCTTGA